One Gadus chalcogrammus isolate NIFS_2021 chromosome 7, NIFS_Gcha_1.0, whole genome shotgun sequence genomic window, agaggagggatgcgtaccaggtaggggttagacagtacagagaaggATGCGTaccaggtaggggctagacagtacagagaggagggatgcgtaccaggtaggggttagtcaGTACAGACAGGAGGGATGCGTaccaggtaggggctagacagtacagagagggaTGCgtaccaggtaggggttagacagtacagagaggaggagttgcgtaccaggtaggggttagacagtacagagaggagggatgcgtaccaggtaggggttagacagtacagagaaggATGCGTaccaggtaggggctagacagtacagagaggagggatacgtaccaggtaggggttagtcagtacagagaggagggatgCGTACcagataggggttagacagtacagacaggagGGATGCGTACCAGCTGGAAGCGGTGTCCGAAGCTCAGCCACTCCTTCTCCAGGAGCACCTGGAAGCCGCGGGTGGTCCGGTAGAAGCCGTCCAGCATCAGcatggagagggaggtgagCTGGGCGGTGCGGTCCCAGCCGTCGCTGCAGTGCACCACCACCGACGTCTTCCCCGACTCCACCTTGTCCGCGATCCTCAGAGCCCCCGCCATGATcagctacacacgcacacgcacacacacacacacacacacacacacacacacacacacacacacacacacacacacacacacacacacacacacacacacacacacacacacacacacacatacacccacacacacacaaacacacaggggaagacagacacacacacgcacacacacacaggggaagacacacacacacactcaggggtaaagacacacacacacacacacacacacacactcacacacacacacacacacacaggggtatagagacacacacaggggaagacacacacacacaggggcagacacacacgcacacacacacacacacacacacacacacacacacacacacactcacacacacacacacacacacacagacacaggggtatagagacacacacaggggaagacacacacaggggaacacacacacacacacacacacaggacgacacacacaaacacacacaggggaagacatacacacacaaacacattcaagtAACCCCTCATGAAATCATTATAACATTGTCATATCTGAATCTCCAACATCTTCTCCTCTGGCCCGCCCACCTTGATGTGCTCCAGCCAATGGGTGGACTCCAGGTTGGACAGCCAATGGGGCTCCTCGATGTTGGGGTACACCACCTCCTTCAGCTTGCGGAGGGACTCCCTCATCACGTGGATGTTGTGGATGTCCAGGAAGACCAGCTCCGCGTTCTGGTAGGCGTCCTCGCTCTCGTAGCCCCCGCCCTTCATCTGGATAACATCGTAatacataatatattatatattaaacaTCATtctttttaaaggggacatattacgccaccaagtgtgagtgtgattagccgttgcaagacgtttttttgtaaatgtgcaGCGTCTGACATCACGGGTGGGcgggtctaccagcctacccagtggactgtagcaaacgttgctcatctatccgtcacacatctaggtggacacggccacctgtgatgtcagaagctgcacattttcacaACGCCTTGTAAAGGCTGATGCccctcccacctggtggtatcatatgtcccctttaataggGTATAGCAAACAGGTTCACATCCTCTCTCCCTTAGCCCCCAAACTGCCTAGGGATGCTATATAGCTAGCCTAGCTTAGCGCTACCTTGTCCGCAGCTAGCTTAGCACAGTGCTACATTATCAGCAGCTATTCTAGCACAGCGCTACCTTGTTGGCAGCTAGCCCATCACAGCGCTACCTTGTCTGCAGCTGGCCTAGCACAGTGCTACATTGTCAGcagctagcctagcctagcgctACCTTGTTGGCAGCTAGCCTATCACAGCACTAAATTGCCAGCAGCTAGCCTAGCACAGCGCTACCTTGTCGGCAGCTAGCGTAGCCTAGCGCTACCTTGTTGGcagctagcctagcctagcgctACCTTGTTAGCAGCGGCGTTGACGCTGGGCCGGGCGTCGAAGATGAACAGCTTGTGCGACTGGGCGTTGGCGTCCATGATGGCCTGCAGGTACTTCTCGTCCTCCTTGCTCCTCTTCCCGTTCACCCCCACCATGGGCTGGCTGCAGCGGGTCACCGTGGCCTGGCTCTCTGGGTGGATCCACGACAACACCTGCACCCACATCACCACGGGACGGTGTCACTGTTTACTTcatccaaagcaatttacagTGAATACAGTGATAGGTtaaggagcatgtaggggttagacagtacagagacaggtcattaaggagcaggtaggggttagacagtaccgaGTCAGTTcgttatggagcaggtaggggttagacagtacagagacaggtcattaaggagcaggtaggggttagacagtacagagacaggtcattaaggagcaggtaggggttagacagtacagagacgggtcattaaggagcaggtaggggttagacaatacagagacaggtcgttatggagcagctaggggtcagggggcatcttgctctaggaTCCCTACAGGTAGACAGTGGACTTTAGGGATTGAAGCCAGAACCTTTGGACTGGGTCAAACATCCTAAAGACTCCCAAATACTTGTTGAGATGCTATGGGTGCCAAAATAGCCGGTTTGTGATCCAAACAAAGGGCTGCCCTGGGCCTCTACGGCCGCGGTGTGGGCCGGGAGCCCGGTGGAGGGGTCCGGGTACTCACGGGGATCCGACCTTTGGCCCGGAAGGCGGCCACCCTCCTGATGTCCTCGTCGGGGATGTTGACCGGCACGGCCAGGGAGGAGGGGTAGGTGTCACACAGCTCGTAGTGGTCGTTGGCCTTCGTCACACGCCAGCTCTCGTTGGGGATGCCCTGGAGAGAAGAGAACAGTCTGAGGGTGGAGTATAGAACACGGTCTGAGGGTGGAGTATAGGGTACAGTCTGAAGGGTGGAGTATAGAGTACAGTCTGAAGGGTGGAGTTAGAGTACAGTCTGAGGGGTGGAGTATAGAGTACAGTCTGAAGGGTGGAGTATAGAGCACAGTCTGAAGGGTGGAGTAAAGAGTACAGACTGAAGGATGGAGTATAGAGTACAGTCCGACCTGGTGGAGTATAAAAACCCTTACTAGAGTACTTGTGTCCTCTAgtgtggaccaggaccaggttaCTTCAGCCCTCACTAGATGAAGTACTTGTGTCCCGTGTGGACCAGGTACCCTCAACCCTTCCCACTTGGACCAGGAACCTTCAACCTTTCACACTTGGACCAGGTACCTGTCTCTTGTACTCAGCGATAGCGTCGTAAACCTTCCATCCGTTCTCCGGGAACACCTGACCGTATTCAAATGCAAAGATtggctgagggagagagagaagcctcTTAGTATTATGTACATCTTCCTTGTTTAACCTTTCATTCTtttgaaatgtaaatgtgtaCTTTCCATGCCAAAAGAGCTCCTTCATAATttaagggagggtgagagatagagaaaaactatcacagatagatagacagactcTGGTCTCTACTCACCAGCCCGTTGGAAACTGGGAACGCGTATTTCATCAGGACTTCAAAGATGGACTTCTTCAGAGCGTCCTCCGACTGTTTGTGAGCGAAGCGTAGATTTCTCATGTCCTGGTGAAGACAGAGAACTCAGTAAGTGATCAGTAGTAGTTCACTGAGTGATCAGTAGTAGTACACTGAGTGATCAGTAGTAGTTCACCGAGTGATCAGTAGTAGTTCACTGAGTGATTAGTAGCAGTTCACTGAGTGATAATTAGGAGTTCACCGATCGATTAGAAGTAGAAAGAAGTGGTTAGCAGCTTTCCACTAACTCATGGCAAATACAAATCATGAGTCTGTTTGTACATACAGAACCTTTATCTGACATTTCAACctttcaaatctttttttaattcaaatatCAATAGCTAAATAATCCATCAATGTCCTGTGACCCCATCTGAACCTCAGGGTCCCCAATAGGTTGCGCCCTCCTGGGGGAACTCCGGTACGAAAGTGATGACATCATGATGCAGTGTAGGTGGGGTACCCCTGTCCTAGAGTGATGTCATCATGATGTAGTGTAGGGGGGTCCCCCTGTCCCAGTGATGTCATCACAGTGTAGTGTAGGGGGGGTACCCCTGTCCTAGAGTGATGTCATCTGTAGGGGGGGTACCCCTGTCCTACAGTGATGTCATCTGTAGGGGGGGTACCCCTGTCCCACAGTGATGTCATCACAGTGTAGTACAGAAGGGGGTACCCCTGTCCTAGAGTGATGTCATCACAGTGTAGTGTAGGGGGGGTCCAATTGTCCCACAGTGATGTCATCACAGTGTAGTGCAGAAGGGGGTACCCCTGTCCCACAGCGATGTCATCACAGTGCGGTGTAGGGGGGTTACCCCTGTCCTAGAGTGATGTCATCACAGTGCGGTGTAGGGGGGTTACCCCTGTCCTAGAGTGATGTCATCACAGTgcggtgtaggggggggggggggtcgtcctCCAGTACCTTGCAGACCAGACCGTAGGACACGTCTCCCCGACTGGACGCTCCGCCGATCTTCTCCACGCGGCTCACCACGCCCAGCGGCAGGTCCAGAACGAACACTGGCTCCTGGGAACCCCCAGAGACCCCATCTGTGATAAGGCTTTACCTATCTgtcataatgctttacctatCTGTCATAAGGCTTTACCTATCTGTCATAAGGCTTTACCTATCTGTCATAAGGCTTTACCTGTCTGTCATAAGGCTTTACCTGTCTGTCATAAGGCTTTACCTATCTGTCATAAGGCTTTACCTATCTGTAATAACGCTTTATCTATCTGTAATACCTTATTATTAAAGATAGGTAAAGCATTAATACAGATTGATACTTTATCCATCTGTAATAACGCTTTATCTATCTGTAATAACGCTTTATCTATctttaatactttattaaagaTAGGTAAAGCATTTAAACAGATTGATACTTTATCCATCTGTAATAACGCTTTATCTATCTGTAATACTTTATTATTAAAGATAGGTAAAGCATTAATACAGGTTGATACTTTATCCATCTGTATTAATGCTTTACCTATCTGTAATACTTTATTATTAAAGATGGGTAAAGCATTAATACAGATTGATACTTTATCTATCTTTTTcaacaatttccccccggggatcaataaagtatttctgattctgattctggtTTATCCATCTGTATTAATGCTTTACCTATCTTTAATACTTTATTATTAAAGATAGGTAAAGCATTAATACAGATTGATACTTTATCTATCTGTATTAATGCTTTATCCATCTTTAATAATACTTTATCCCTTTCTATTAATGCTTGTTCTATCTTATAAATACTTTATCATCTTTATTAACACTGTCTTCCAGGAAATTATTCACTTCCCTCTAGAGCTGCAGCCAACCATGTATCCATCAGACTTCATTTATAAAGAGCTTTTTGTGCAACAAAGCAATATATAGATCCAAAGTGCAAAACATGGAAGCAACACAACAAGA contains:
- the mtmr2 gene encoding myotubularin-related protein 2 isoform X1 codes for the protein MEKSGSMDSLGSKRSSSRQASVDSLSSSTSTSRSAQTKPPSAMSSDSVSTSAELSPELKVRPKAQIKQIPNECKEEPQLLPGETVVDVAKEVMYICPFRGPLRGTVNVTNYRLFFRCMDQEPVFVLDLPLGVVSRVEKIGGASSRGDVSYGLVCKDMRNLRFAHKQSEDALKKSIFEVLMKYAFPVSNGLPIFAFEYGQVFPENGWKVYDAIAEYKRQGIPNESWRVTKANDHYELCDTYPSSLAVPVNIPDEDIRRVAAFRAKGRIPVLSWIHPESQATVTRCSQPMVGVNGKRSKEDEKYLQAIMDANAQSHKLFIFDARPSVNAAANKMKGGGYESEDAYQNAELVFLDIHNIHVMRESLRKLKEVVYPNIEEPHWLSNLESTHWLEHIKLIMAGALRIADKVESGKTSVVVHCSDGWDRTAQLTSLSMLMLDGFYRTTRGFQVLLEKEWLSFGHRFQLRIGHGDKNHTDADRSPVFVQFIDCVWQMTRQFPAAFEFNENFLVTMLDHLYSGLFGTFLCNSEQQRVKEELPKRSMSLWSFINSQLEDFSNPLYVNYSNHVLFPVVSLRHLELWVGYYVRWNPRMRPQEPVHQRYKELLARRAELQRRVEELQREVTNRSASSSSERAGSPTRSITPVQTFV
- the mtmr2 gene encoding myotubularin-related protein 2 isoform X4, whose protein sequence is MEKSGSMDSLGSKRSSSRQASVDSLSSTSTSRSAQTKPPSAMSSDSVSTSAELSPELKVRPKAQIKIPNECKEEPQLLPGETVVDVAKEVMYICPFRGPLRGTVNVTNYRLFFRCMDQEPVFVLDLPLGVVSRVEKIGGASSRGDVSYGLVCKDMRNLRFAHKQSEDALKKSIFEVLMKYAFPVSNGLPIFAFEYGQVFPENGWKVYDAIAEYKRQGIPNESWRVTKANDHYELCDTYPSSLAVPVNIPDEDIRRVAAFRAKGRIPVLSWIHPESQATVTRCSQPMVGVNGKRSKEDEKYLQAIMDANAQSHKLFIFDARPSVNAAANKMKGGGYESEDAYQNAELVFLDIHNIHVMRESLRKLKEVVYPNIEEPHWLSNLESTHWLEHIKLIMAGALRIADKVESGKTSVVVHCSDGWDRTAQLTSLSMLMLDGFYRTTRGFQVLLEKEWLSFGHRFQLRIGHGDKNHTDADRSPVFVQFIDCVWQMTRQFPAAFEFNENFLVTMLDHLYSGLFGTFLCNSEQQRVKEELPKRSMSLWSFINSQLEDFSNPLYVNYSNHVLFPVVSLRHLELWVGYYVRWNPRMRPQEPVHQRYKELLARRAELQRRVEELQREVTNRSASSSSERAGSPTRSITPVQTFV
- the mtmr2 gene encoding myotubularin-related protein 2 isoform X2; translated protein: MEKSGSMDSLGSKRSSSRQASVDSLSSTSTSRSAQTKPPSAMSSDSVSTSAELSPELKVRPKAQIKQIPNECKEEPQLLPGETVVDVAKEVMYICPFRGPLRGTVNVTNYRLFFRCMDQEPVFVLDLPLGVVSRVEKIGGASSRGDVSYGLVCKDMRNLRFAHKQSEDALKKSIFEVLMKYAFPVSNGLPIFAFEYGQVFPENGWKVYDAIAEYKRQGIPNESWRVTKANDHYELCDTYPSSLAVPVNIPDEDIRRVAAFRAKGRIPVLSWIHPESQATVTRCSQPMVGVNGKRSKEDEKYLQAIMDANAQSHKLFIFDARPSVNAAANKMKGGGYESEDAYQNAELVFLDIHNIHVMRESLRKLKEVVYPNIEEPHWLSNLESTHWLEHIKLIMAGALRIADKVESGKTSVVVHCSDGWDRTAQLTSLSMLMLDGFYRTTRGFQVLLEKEWLSFGHRFQLRIGHGDKNHTDADRSPVFVQFIDCVWQMTRQFPAAFEFNENFLVTMLDHLYSGLFGTFLCNSEQQRVKEELPKRSMSLWSFINSQLEDFSNPLYVNYSNHVLFPVVSLRHLELWVGYYVRWNPRMRPQEPVHQRYKELLARRAELQRRVEELQREVTNRSASSSSERAGSPTRSITPVQTFV
- the mtmr2 gene encoding myotubularin-related protein 2 isoform X3, which encodes MEKSGSMDSLGSKRSSSRQASVDSLSSSTSTSRSAQTKPPSAMSSDSVSTSAELSPELKVRPKAQIKIPNECKEEPQLLPGETVVDVAKEVMYICPFRGPLRGTVNVTNYRLFFRCMDQEPVFVLDLPLGVVSRVEKIGGASSRGDVSYGLVCKDMRNLRFAHKQSEDALKKSIFEVLMKYAFPVSNGLPIFAFEYGQVFPENGWKVYDAIAEYKRQGIPNESWRVTKANDHYELCDTYPSSLAVPVNIPDEDIRRVAAFRAKGRIPVLSWIHPESQATVTRCSQPMVGVNGKRSKEDEKYLQAIMDANAQSHKLFIFDARPSVNAAANKMKGGGYESEDAYQNAELVFLDIHNIHVMRESLRKLKEVVYPNIEEPHWLSNLESTHWLEHIKLIMAGALRIADKVESGKTSVVVHCSDGWDRTAQLTSLSMLMLDGFYRTTRGFQVLLEKEWLSFGHRFQLRIGHGDKNHTDADRSPVFVQFIDCVWQMTRQFPAAFEFNENFLVTMLDHLYSGLFGTFLCNSEQQRVKEELPKRSMSLWSFINSQLEDFSNPLYVNYSNHVLFPVVSLRHLELWVGYYVRWNPRMRPQEPVHQRYKELLARRAELQRRVEELQREVTNRSASSSSERAGSPTRSITPVQTFV
- the mtmr2 gene encoding myotubularin-related protein 2 isoform X6: MEKSGSMDSLGSKRSSSRQASVDSLSSSTSTSRSAQTKPPSAMSSDSVRPKAQIKIPNECKEEPQLLPGETVVDVAKEVMYICPFRGPLRGTVNVTNYRLFFRCMDQEPVFVLDLPLGVVSRVEKIGGASSRGDVSYGLVCKDMRNLRFAHKQSEDALKKSIFEVLMKYAFPVSNGLPIFAFEYGQVFPENGWKVYDAIAEYKRQGIPNESWRVTKANDHYELCDTYPSSLAVPVNIPDEDIRRVAAFRAKGRIPVLSWIHPESQATVTRCSQPMVGVNGKRSKEDEKYLQAIMDANAQSHKLFIFDARPSVNAAANKMKGGGYESEDAYQNAELVFLDIHNIHVMRESLRKLKEVVYPNIEEPHWLSNLESTHWLEHIKLIMAGALRIADKVESGKTSVVVHCSDGWDRTAQLTSLSMLMLDGFYRTTRGFQVLLEKEWLSFGHRFQLRIGHGDKNHTDADRSPVFVQFIDCVWQMTRQFPAAFEFNENFLVTMLDHLYSGLFGTFLCNSEQQRVKEELPKRSMSLWSFINSQLEDFSNPLYVNYSNHVLFPVVSLRHLELWVGYYVRWNPRMRPQEPVHQRYKELLARRAELQRRVEELQREVTNRSASSSSERAGSPTRSITPVQTFV
- the mtmr2 gene encoding myotubularin-related protein 2 isoform X5, translating into MEKSGSMDSLGSKRSSSRQASVDSLSSSTSTSRSAQTKPPSAMSSDSVRPKAQIKQIPNECKEEPQLLPGETVVDVAKEVMYICPFRGPLRGTVNVTNYRLFFRCMDQEPVFVLDLPLGVVSRVEKIGGASSRGDVSYGLVCKDMRNLRFAHKQSEDALKKSIFEVLMKYAFPVSNGLPIFAFEYGQVFPENGWKVYDAIAEYKRQGIPNESWRVTKANDHYELCDTYPSSLAVPVNIPDEDIRRVAAFRAKGRIPVLSWIHPESQATVTRCSQPMVGVNGKRSKEDEKYLQAIMDANAQSHKLFIFDARPSVNAAANKMKGGGYESEDAYQNAELVFLDIHNIHVMRESLRKLKEVVYPNIEEPHWLSNLESTHWLEHIKLIMAGALRIADKVESGKTSVVVHCSDGWDRTAQLTSLSMLMLDGFYRTTRGFQVLLEKEWLSFGHRFQLRIGHGDKNHTDADRSPVFVQFIDCVWQMTRQFPAAFEFNENFLVTMLDHLYSGLFGTFLCNSEQQRVKEELPKRSMSLWSFINSQLEDFSNPLYVNYSNHVLFPVVSLRHLELWVGYYVRWNPRMRPQEPVHQRYKELLARRAELQRRVEELQREVTNRSASSSSERAGSPTRSITPVQTFV